One window from the genome of Rufibacter tibetensis encodes:
- a CDS encoding nucleotide exchange factor GrpE: MSTAADQNPQEQENIQPENTEATESTATEQTEQQAAETTATSSENGTSEADELRDKYLRLHAEFDNFRRRTSKERLELFKTANQELMVALIPVLDDLERAQSAMKDAQDVNAVREGVELVFSKFQNLLQQKGLKAMDAVGQPFDADVHEAITQIPAPSEEMKGKVIDQVEKGYYLNDKVVRFAKVVIGA, from the coding sequence ATGAGTACAGCAGCTGACCAAAATCCTCAAGAACAAGAGAATATACAGCCCGAAAACACAGAGGCGACAGAATCTACCGCAACGGAGCAGACAGAACAGCAGGCAGCAGAAACTACTGCTACATCCTCTGAGAACGGTACTTCTGAAGCCGATGAGCTCAGAGACAAGTACCTGCGCCTGCACGCTGAGTTTGACAACTTCAGACGCCGTACGTCTAAAGAGCGCCTGGAGCTGTTTAAAACCGCTAACCAGGAGCTGATGGTGGCTTTGATTCCGGTGCTGGATGACTTGGAGCGGGCCCAGTCTGCCATGAAAGATGCGCAGGATGTGAACGCGGTGCGCGAAGGTGTGGAGCTGGTGTTCAGTAAGTTCCAGAACCTATTGCAGCAGAAAGGTCTGAAAGCCATGGATGCCGTAGGCCAGCCGTTTGACGCTGATGTGCACGAAGCCATCACGCAGATTCCGGCCCCTTCTGAAGAAATGAAGGGCAAAGTGATTGACCAAGTAGAGAAAGGATATTACCTCAATGACAAAGTGGTTCGCTTTGCCAAGGTGGTAATTGGAGCATAA
- the dnaJ gene encoding molecular chaperone DnaJ, protein MATKRDYYEILGVAKGATQEEIKKAYRKIAIKFHPDKNPDDPTAEDKFKEAAEAYEVLSDEQKRQRYDQFGHQGVNGGGFGGGGGMNMEDIFSQFGDIFGGGGGGGFESFFGGGGQRGGKRMRKGSNLRIKLKLDLEEVAKGVEKKIKVKRYDACNACEGNGSKNGSSLNTCGTCQGQGQVKRVVNTMLGQMVSASTCPSCNGEGKTVSQKCDVCHGEGRQLREEVISINVPAGVADGMQLSMGGKGNVPERGGIPGDLLIQIEEEQHPTLRRDGNNVMFEQYVSFVDATLGASVEVPTIEGKVKIKIDPGTQSGKILRLRGKGIPDINGYTKGDQLIHINVWTPKNVNPEERQILERLRESQNFVPNPGKNEKGFFEKMKEYFQ, encoded by the coding sequence ATGGCAACCAAAAGAGATTATTACGAAATACTAGGCGTAGCCAAAGGGGCCACTCAGGAGGAGATTAAGAAAGCGTACCGCAAGATCGCGATCAAGTTTCACCCTGATAAGAACCCCGATGATCCTACGGCCGAAGATAAATTCAAAGAAGCAGCAGAAGCCTACGAGGTGCTGAGCGATGAGCAGAAACGCCAGCGTTATGACCAGTTCGGGCACCAGGGCGTGAACGGCGGCGGCTTCGGCGGCGGAGGTGGCATGAACATGGAAGATATTTTCTCCCAGTTCGGTGACATCTTCGGAGGCGGCGGAGGCGGTGGCTTCGAAAGCTTCTTCGGAGGTGGCGGCCAGCGTGGCGGCAAGCGGATGCGCAAAGGTAGTAACCTGCGAATCAAGCTTAAGCTAGACCTGGAGGAAGTAGCCAAAGGCGTTGAGAAAAAAATCAAGGTCAAACGCTACGATGCCTGTAATGCCTGCGAAGGAAACGGTTCTAAAAACGGATCTTCCCTGAATACCTGCGGCACTTGCCAAGGCCAGGGACAGGTAAAGCGCGTGGTGAACACCATGCTGGGTCAAATGGTATCGGCTAGTACGTGCCCTTCCTGTAATGGCGAAGGCAAAACGGTAAGCCAGAAATGTGACGTTTGCCACGGTGAAGGTCGTCAGCTCCGTGAAGAGGTGATTTCCATCAACGTACCAGCAGGTGTGGCCGATGGCATGCAGCTTTCCATGGGAGGAAAAGGAAACGTACCTGAGCGTGGTGGTATTCCCGGTGACTTGTTAATCCAGATTGAGGAAGAGCAGCACCCAACCTTGCGCCGTGACGGTAACAACGTCATGTTTGAGCAGTACGTGAGTTTCGTGGATGCTACCTTAGGCGCCAGTGTGGAAGTGCCCACCATTGAGGGCAAGGTGAAGATCAAAATCGACCCAGGAACTCAATCAGGTAAAATCCTGCGCCTGCGCGGCAAAGGTATTCCAGACATCAACGGGTACACCAAAGGTGATCAGCTTATTCACATCAACGTCTGGACGCCTAAGAACGTGAACCCAGAGGAGCGCCAGATTCTGGAGCGCCTGCGCGAGTCACAGAACTTCGTGCCGAACCCTGGTAAGAACGAAAAAGGCTTCTTTGAGAAAATGAAAGAGTACTTCCAATAA
- a CDS encoding ABC transporter ATP-binding protein codes for MQPILQIQGVSKRYEAHQALNKVSFDVPKGSIFGLLGPNGAGKTSLIRIITQITGPDEGQVLFEGQPLQPRHVQQIGYLPEERGLYKKMKVGEQLVYLARLRGLEKADATQRIKVWAERLDLKTWLNKNVEDLSKGMQQKVQFIATVLHEPKCLILDEPFSGFDPVNANIIRDEILKLRDQGCTIIFSTHRMESVEQMCDYIVMINRSQKVMEGSLKEVKSRYRSHTYHVEGIGKLLIMSPDFKVLTQAQNGNEFKAEVQLEPQVGPNQLLRYLTDRVEVHGFQEKVPSINDIFIRTVTQEAHG; via the coding sequence TTGCAACCCATTCTCCAGATACAGGGCGTGAGCAAGCGCTACGAGGCGCACCAAGCCCTGAACAAGGTGTCGTTTGATGTACCTAAAGGCAGCATTTTTGGGCTTCTAGGACCTAACGGAGCCGGCAAAACCTCACTCATCCGCATCATCACTCAAATTACCGGACCCGACGAAGGACAGGTGCTTTTTGAAGGCCAGCCGCTGCAGCCACGTCATGTGCAGCAGATCGGGTATTTGCCTGAGGAACGGGGACTTTACAAGAAAATGAAAGTGGGGGAGCAGTTGGTGTACCTGGCGCGGTTAAGAGGACTGGAGAAAGCTGATGCCACCCAACGCATCAAAGTTTGGGCCGAGCGGTTAGATCTGAAAACCTGGCTCAACAAGAACGTAGAAGACCTTTCCAAAGGCATGCAGCAGAAAGTGCAGTTCATCGCCACGGTGCTGCATGAGCCTAAGTGTCTCATCCTGGACGAACCTTTCTCTGGTTTTGACCCGGTGAATGCAAACATCATCCGGGACGAGATACTAAAGCTTCGGGATCAGGGGTGCACCATTATCTTTTCTACGCACCGCATGGAATCTGTGGAGCAGATGTGCGATTACATTGTCATGATTAACCGCTCCCAGAAAGTGATGGAGGGCAGTTTGAAGGAGGTGAAATCTAGGTACCGCAGCCACACCTACCATGTAGAAGGCATCGGAAAACTGCTGATCATGTCGCCGGATTTCAAGGTGTTGACCCAAGCACAAAACGGAAATGAGTTCAAGGCCGAAGTACAACTGGAGCCGCAGGTAGGACCCAATCAATTGTTGCGTTATTTGACAGATCGGGTAGAGGTGCACGGCTTTCAGGAGAAGGTGCCCAGCATCAATGATATTTTCATTCGAACCGTAACCCAAGAAGCGCATGGATAA
- a CDS encoding ABC transporter permease — MDKIWLVFQREYLVRVRKKSFIIMTILGPLLMALVMIVPIWLATMSDDTKVVQVLDESGYLKGKLTSTEELKFVNVPGPVEVAKQEYLASEDAALLYIPKIDLEKPQGIQLFSQKSTSLSMKSSLEKQVRSELEEVKFANSGIDQQVLDKIKTPVSIRTVNLSDEGEKSSDVGVTTGVGFLGAFLVYLFIFIYGAQIMRGVIEEKTSRILEVMVSSVKPFQLMAGKILGIAAVGLTQFVLWIVLTSAISTGVASRFDMNRFSDEQIGQTVQGMEQERDVQQDQEINELFSATQNLNYPLLIGSFLFYFLGGYLLYGALFGAVGAAVDSETDSQQFMLPITVPLILSFIVAQTIIIKNPNGPVAFWMSMIPFTSPVVMMLRMPFGVPTWELLLSMFFLIVGFIGTIWVAARIYRVGILMYGKKVNYRELSKWLFYKG; from the coding sequence ATGGATAAGATTTGGTTAGTGTTTCAGCGCGAGTACCTGGTGCGCGTGCGTAAGAAAAGCTTTATCATTATGACCATTCTGGGACCGCTTTTAATGGCCTTGGTTATGATCGTGCCCATCTGGCTCGCTACCATGTCTGATGACACCAAGGTGGTGCAGGTGCTGGATGAAAGCGGCTACCTCAAAGGAAAACTCACCTCTACCGAGGAACTGAAGTTCGTGAACGTGCCCGGACCGGTAGAAGTGGCCAAACAGGAATACTTAGCGTCTGAAGATGCCGCTTTGCTGTACATTCCTAAAATAGACCTTGAAAAACCGCAGGGCATTCAGTTGTTCTCCCAGAAAAGCACTAGTCTATCTATGAAAAGCTCTTTGGAGAAGCAGGTGCGGTCAGAACTGGAAGAAGTGAAGTTTGCCAACTCCGGCATTGACCAACAGGTGCTGGACAAGATTAAAACTCCGGTGAGTATCCGGACGGTGAACCTGAGCGATGAAGGGGAGAAGAGTAGCGATGTGGGCGTGACTACCGGGGTAGGGTTTTTAGGGGCGTTTTTGGTATACCTGTTCATTTTTATTTACGGAGCTCAAATAATGCGCGGCGTCATTGAAGAGAAAACCAGCCGAATCTTAGAGGTGATGGTGTCCTCGGTAAAACCCTTTCAACTCATGGCTGGCAAGATTTTAGGCATTGCAGCGGTGGGGCTAACCCAGTTTGTGCTCTGGATTGTTCTCACCTCCGCCATCTCTACCGGCGTAGCCTCCAGGTTTGACATGAACCGTTTTTCTGATGAGCAGATTGGCCAGACTGTACAGGGCATGGAACAAGAGCGTGACGTGCAGCAAGACCAGGAAATTAATGAGCTGTTCAGTGCCACCCAGAACCTGAACTATCCTTTGCTCATCGGGAGCTTTCTCTTTTACTTCTTAGGAGGCTATCTGCTGTATGGTGCATTATTTGGAGCTGTGGGTGCCGCTGTAGACTCTGAAACCGATAGCCAGCAGTTCATGCTGCCCATCACGGTACCGCTCATTTTGTCCTTTATTGTAGCGCAAACCATCATTATCAAGAACCCCAATGGGCCGGTGGCCTTCTGGATGTCCATGATCCCGTTCACGTCTCCTGTGGTCATGATGCTGCGAATGCCGTTTGGGGTGCCCACCTGGGAGTTGCTGTTATCCATGTTCTTTCTAATCGTTGGTTTTATTGGTACTATTTGGGTCGCTGCCCGTATCTACCGAGTAGGTATTTTGATGTACGGCAAGAAGGTGAACTACCGCGAATTGTCTAAATGGCTGTTCTACAAAGGCTGA
- a CDS encoding ChaN family lipoprotein encodes MNKIVVLFLSVLLLSSFTMDKPAYRLFKGIGKSVKYEKMLKELASADVVFFGEQHNDPIAHWLQLELAKDLFQLHGKQLVLGAEMWETDTQAAVDSFLLGQLEEHKFMEASRTWPNYPTDYKPILNFAKANGIKVIATNAPRRSARVVARESLKGLETLPVEEKQWLALLPIAVDLELPAYKRMLSMLGDSHGTSAASAQIVEAQALKDATMAHFISKNLQKGQRMFHLNGAYHSDHHEGIIWYLHRLRPELKVFTISTVLQSQLEDLEKDNLKRADFVLAVPESMTRTY; translated from the coding sequence ATGAATAAGATTGTAGTACTGTTTTTATCTGTCCTGTTACTTTCTTCTTTCACCATGGATAAACCTGCGTATCGTTTATTCAAAGGCATCGGCAAGTCGGTGAAGTATGAGAAGATGTTGAAAGAACTGGCTTCCGCCGATGTGGTGTTTTTTGGCGAGCAGCACAACGACCCCATTGCGCACTGGCTTCAGTTGGAACTCGCCAAAGATTTGTTTCAGCTACATGGGAAGCAATTAGTATTAGGTGCCGAGATGTGGGAAACCGATACCCAGGCCGCAGTTGATTCTTTCCTGTTGGGGCAACTGGAAGAACATAAGTTTATGGAGGCAAGCCGTACCTGGCCTAACTATCCTACCGACTATAAACCCATCCTAAACTTCGCGAAAGCAAACGGCATCAAGGTCATTGCCACTAATGCTCCCCGCCGGTCGGCAAGAGTAGTCGCCCGTGAAAGCCTAAAAGGATTGGAGACCTTGCCAGTAGAGGAAAAGCAATGGCTTGCCTTGTTGCCCATCGCCGTTGATCTGGAGTTGCCCGCCTACAAACGCATGCTCAGCATGCTCGGTGATTCACACGGCACCTCGGCGGCTTCGGCCCAGATTGTAGAGGCGCAGGCGCTGAAAGACGCGACCATGGCGCACTTCATCAGCAAGAACCTGCAGAAAGGCCAGCGCATGTTTCACCTTAACGGCGCCTACCATTCAGACCATCATGAAGGGATCATCTGGTATTTGCATCGCCTTCGGCCAGAGTTGAAAGTTTTCACGATTTCTACTGTACTGCAGTCACAGTTGGAAGATCTGGAGAAGGACAACCTAAAACGTGCTGATTTTGTCTTGGCCGTTCCGGAAAGCATGACCAGAACTTATTAG
- a CDS encoding HesB/IscA family protein gives MESTTLKKAPISLTPLALQEVKVIMKDKNVPEEYGLRIGVQGGGCSGMSYLLGFDKAKDSDEIYELDGVQLIMDKKHGMYVMGMEVDFQDGLNARGFVFNNPQAKSTCGCGSSFSA, from the coding sequence ATGGAAAGCACAACTCTAAAAAAAGCTCCTATATCTCTTACTCCCCTTGCCCTGCAAGAGGTGAAGGTGATTATGAAAGATAAAAATGTTCCTGAGGAATATGGCCTTCGGATTGGTGTACAAGGCGGTGGATGCTCTGGCATGTCTTATTTGCTTGGCTTTGATAAAGCCAAGGACTCAGATGAGATCTATGAGTTAGACGGCGTTCAACTGATCATGGACAAGAAACACGGAATGTATGTAATGGGAATGGAAGTAGATTTCCAGGATGGTCTGAATGCCCGCGGATTCGTCTTCAACAACCCGCAAGCTAAAAGCACTTGTGGTTGCGGAAGCTCCTTCTCAGCGTAA
- a CDS encoding DUF7935 family protein has translation MATYFISMTADTSSIVLLVLLSSLPALIIGGAMYLLTQKYLERDYRKRVLEIRLKNSETILPIRLQAYERIILFLERVTPSNLLIRVSPSGLTASDFQAQLLQEIRAEYTHNLSQQLYMSEAAWQQVKKAKEDVVSMINQNYQNLQDKSRGTELAKKVLENILHNEVDPTAQAIQFLKRELHEIF, from the coding sequence ATGGCTACTTACTTTATCTCTATGACCGCAGACACTTCTTCTATTGTCTTATTAGTTTTATTAAGCTCACTCCCAGCCCTAATCATTGGCGGAGCCATGTACCTGCTCACCCAAAAGTACCTGGAGCGCGACTACCGTAAACGGGTATTGGAAATCAGGCTGAAAAACAGCGAGACCATCCTGCCTATCAGGCTACAGGCGTATGAGCGCATCATTCTGTTCCTGGAACGGGTCACTCCAAGCAACTTATTGATCCGGGTGAGTCCTTCTGGGTTAACTGCTTCTGATTTTCAGGCACAGTTGCTACAGGAAATAAGGGCAGAGTACACGCATAACCTTTCGCAGCAACTTTATATGAGCGAGGCAGCCTGGCAGCAGGTGAAGAAAGCAAAAGAAGACGTGGTTTCTATGATCAATCAGAATTACCAGAACCTGCAGGACAAAAGCCGAGGCACCGAACTAGCCAAAAAGGTGCTGGAAAACATCCTGCACAACGAGGTAGACCCTACAGCCCAAGCCATTCAGTTCCTGAAGCGCGAATTACACGAGATCTTCTAA
- a CDS encoding class I SAM-dependent methyltransferase yields the protein MDASVDYFELNRQAWNLRTGVHKDSTFYDIEAFKNGKSSLNPLELEALGDVRGKKLLHLQCHFGQDTLSWARLGAKATGVDLSDEAIALAQQLNEELGLDAEFVCCNVYDLPQHLEGQFDIVFTSYGVVGWLPDLEKWAQVISHFLKPRGTFFLAEFHPMVWMFGNGFTQVEYPYFNTGGPIVEESSGTYTDPDAPIHYTEYSWNHALSEVFSSLLHQNLQITEFQELPYSYYNCFSNTVQGPDGFWRIKGMEDKLPLMYSIKAVKPV from the coding sequence ATGGATGCCTCTGTAGATTACTTTGAACTCAACCGTCAGGCTTGGAACCTGCGCACCGGCGTGCACAAAGACTCCACGTTTTATGATATAGAGGCGTTCAAGAATGGGAAAAGCAGTTTAAACCCTTTAGAGTTGGAGGCGCTAGGCGATGTACGTGGTAAAAAGCTCCTGCACCTGCAATGCCATTTCGGCCAAGATACACTTTCCTGGGCCAGGTTGGGAGCCAAAGCCACGGGAGTAGATTTATCAGATGAGGCCATTGCCCTGGCGCAGCAATTAAACGAAGAGCTTGGATTGGATGCGGAGTTTGTCTGCTGCAACGTCTATGACCTGCCTCAGCACTTAGAGGGTCAGTTTGACATTGTCTTTACCTCCTACGGGGTTGTTGGCTGGCTGCCTGATCTGGAGAAATGGGCACAGGTAATTTCGCATTTCCTGAAGCCAAGGGGCACCTTCTTTTTGGCGGAGTTCCACCCCATGGTCTGGATGTTTGGCAACGGCTTCACCCAGGTGGAATACCCTTACTTCAATACAGGAGGACCCATTGTAGAAGAATCATCCGGCACTTATACTGATCCTGACGCCCCCATCCACTATACTGAGTACTCCTGGAACCATGCACTGAGCGAGGTCTTCTCTTCGCTGCTGCACCAGAACTTACAGATCACAGAATTCCAAGAACTGCCCTACTCCTACTACAACTGCTTTTCCAACACGGTACAGGGCCCAGACGGCTTTTGGCGGATCAAAGGCATGGAGGACAAATTGCCCCTGATGTACAGCATTAAAGCGGTAAAACCAGTTTAG
- the dinB gene encoding DNA polymerase IV: MRKIIHIDMDAFFASVEQRDNPALRGKPVAVGGTKARGVVAAASYEARQYGVFSAMSSQLALRKCPHLIMVPTRFEVYQQVSRQIREIFLRYTDLVEPLSLDEAYLDVTENKFGLKSAMLIAQRIKNEIQQETRLTASAGVSFNKFLAKVASGKNKPDGLTVVLPDEAEAFVEALPIEKFYGIGDVTAAKMKQLGIHSGADLKNRSEMDLRRHFGKSGSYFYQIARAQDERPVEPNRIRKSIGSERTFGQDLESEEEMLPELQRLAEEVAYDLHRLEASGKTITLKLKYHDFTLNTRSKTFFSSVRAEEVLLDIAVELLRTPFFPTKPVRLLGITVSNLNYGKHQSGQLSFPF, translated from the coding sequence GTGCGCAAAATTATCCACATAGACATGGACGCCTTCTTCGCCTCTGTAGAGCAGCGCGACAACCCAGCCTTGCGCGGCAAACCGGTAGCAGTGGGTGGTACCAAAGCGCGGGGAGTAGTGGCAGCGGCCAGTTATGAGGCGCGGCAATACGGGGTTTTCTCAGCCATGTCCTCCCAATTGGCCCTTCGCAAGTGTCCGCACCTCATCATGGTGCCCACGCGCTTTGAGGTGTACCAGCAGGTCTCCCGCCAGATAAGGGAAATCTTCCTGCGCTACACCGATCTGGTGGAACCTCTCTCCCTGGACGAGGCTTATCTGGACGTTACCGAAAACAAGTTCGGGCTGAAATCAGCGATGCTTATTGCCCAACGCATCAAGAACGAGATTCAGCAAGAGACACGTTTAACGGCCTCGGCGGGTGTTTCTTTCAATAAGTTCCTGGCTAAAGTGGCTTCTGGTAAAAACAAGCCTGATGGGCTTACGGTGGTATTGCCCGATGAGGCCGAAGCATTTGTTGAGGCGCTGCCCATTGAAAAATTCTACGGCATTGGTGATGTGACTGCGGCTAAGATGAAGCAATTGGGCATCCATTCCGGAGCCGATTTAAAGAACCGGTCTGAAATGGATTTGCGGCGGCACTTCGGGAAATCAGGTTCTTACTTCTACCAGATTGCGCGGGCGCAGGACGAACGTCCCGTGGAACCTAACCGCATCCGGAAAAGCATTGGCTCAGAGCGCACCTTTGGCCAGGACTTGGAATCGGAGGAAGAGATGCTACCGGAACTGCAGCGGCTGGCCGAGGAAGTTGCCTACGACCTGCATCGGCTGGAAGCCTCAGGCAAAACCATCACGCTCAAACTCAAGTACCACGATTTCACGCTGAATACCCGCAGCAAGACCTTCTTTTCTTCAGTACGGGCCGAGGAAGTGTTGTTAGACATTGCCGTTGAATTGCTGCGTACGCCTTTCTTCCCTACCAAACCGGTCCGGCTGCTTGGTATCACCGTTTCAAATCTCAACTACGGCAAGCACCAAAGCGGCCAACTGTCTTTTCCTTTCTAA
- a CDS encoding Tex family protein, whose protein sequence is MPENHFKTIAGELQVNQKQVEATVALLDEGATVPFIARYRKEVTGSLDEVAIAAIRDRVEQLRELDKRRESILKSLKDQGKLTPELESQVLAAETMAVLEDIYLPYKPKRRTRATIAREKGLEPLAQRLFEQANMDVASEAAAYVSEEKEVKSTEEALAGARDIIAEWVNENPDARANIRNLFEKKGVFKARVIPGKEEEGQKYKDYFEWDEPIEKAPSHRILAMRRGEKEMVLMLDAQPEEEAALAILEDQFVTGHNAAAEQVRLAIKESYKRLLRLNMETEVRLSSKKRADEEAIKVFADNLRPMLLSAPLGQKRVLAIDPGFRTGCKVVALDEQGKLLHYEAIFPHNGAHQATTAGQQVMVMCHKYQIEAIAIGNGTASRETETFVRGLGLPNTIAIVMVNESGASIYSASDVAREEFPDQDITVRGAVSIGRRLMDPLAELVKLDPKSIGVGQYQHDVDQNALKHSLDDVVMSCVNAVGVEVNTASKQLLTYVSGLGPQLAQNIVDYRNQNGPFKTRNELRKVARLGDKAFEQAAGFLRIRGGKHPLDASAVHPERYALVEQMAKDLDATVEDLLKNAELRKKIDLKKYVSDTVGLPTLQDILSELAKPGRDPRESYEAFSFTEGVNEIKDLRTGMKLPGIVTNITAFGAFVDIGVHQDGLVHVSHLSDRFVSNPHEVVKVGQKVEVTVLEVEVGRKRIALSMKGDPQAAARPSRGNDRKPGNASNGSRREAPKEEEDMATKLNKLKNMFR, encoded by the coding sequence ATGCCAGAAAACCATTTCAAGACGATTGCGGGGGAGCTGCAAGTAAACCAGAAACAAGTAGAAGCCACTGTGGCGTTGCTGGACGAGGGAGCCACCGTTCCTTTTATTGCCCGGTACCGCAAGGAAGTAACCGGTAGTTTGGACGAGGTAGCCATTGCTGCCATCAGGGACCGTGTAGAGCAACTTCGCGAACTGGACAAACGCCGCGAAAGCATCCTGAAATCTTTAAAAGACCAGGGAAAACTGACTCCAGAACTGGAATCCCAGGTACTGGCCGCCGAGACCATGGCCGTGCTGGAAGATATTTACCTGCCGTACAAACCAAAACGCCGCACCCGCGCCACCATCGCCCGTGAGAAAGGACTGGAGCCGCTGGCGCAAAGGTTGTTTGAGCAAGCCAACATGGACGTAGCTTCTGAGGCCGCCGCCTATGTGAGCGAAGAAAAAGAAGTAAAATCTACCGAGGAAGCCCTAGCCGGTGCCCGCGACATTATTGCCGAGTGGGTGAACGAAAACCCAGATGCCCGTGCCAACATCCGGAATTTGTTTGAGAAGAAAGGCGTGTTCAAAGCACGCGTGATCCCAGGCAAAGAAGAGGAAGGCCAGAAATACAAAGACTACTTTGAATGGGACGAACCCATTGAGAAAGCTCCTTCGCACCGAATCCTGGCCATGCGCCGCGGCGAAAAGGAGATGGTTTTGATGCTGGATGCCCAACCTGAGGAAGAAGCAGCTTTAGCCATTCTGGAAGATCAGTTTGTAACCGGTCATAACGCTGCCGCTGAGCAGGTGAGACTGGCTATCAAGGAAAGCTACAAGCGTTTGCTTCGCTTGAACATGGAAACCGAGGTGCGTCTTTCTTCCAAGAAACGCGCCGACGAAGAAGCCATTAAAGTATTCGCCGATAACTTAAGACCCATGCTCTTGTCTGCGCCGTTGGGGCAGAAACGCGTACTTGCCATTGACCCGGGTTTCAGAACCGGTTGTAAAGTGGTCGCACTGGATGAGCAAGGCAAACTGTTGCATTACGAAGCCATTTTCCCGCACAACGGTGCGCACCAAGCTACTACGGCCGGGCAACAGGTAATGGTTATGTGCCACAAATACCAGATTGAAGCCATTGCTATTGGTAACGGAACCGCTAGCCGCGAGACCGAAACCTTTGTACGTGGATTGGGCTTGCCCAATACCATTGCCATTGTCATGGTAAATGAAAGCGGTGCCTCCATCTACTCGGCTTCAGATGTAGCCCGCGAGGAGTTCCCCGACCAGGACATCACCGTTCGTGGTGCCGTTTCCATTGGTCGCCGGTTGATGGACCCATTAGCTGAATTGGTGAAACTGGACCCGAAATCCATAGGCGTAGGCCAGTACCAGCACGACGTGGACCAGAACGCCTTGAAGCATAGCTTGGATGACGTGGTAATGAGCTGCGTGAACGCCGTGGGCGTGGAGGTGAACACCGCCAGCAAGCAGTTGCTAACCTACGTTTCGGGCTTAGGACCGCAGTTGGCGCAGAACATCGTGGACTATCGCAACCAGAACGGACCGTTCAAAACCCGTAACGAACTACGCAAAGTTGCCCGTTTAGGTGATAAAGCCTTTGAACAAGCGGCCGGTTTCTTGCGCATCAGAGGGGGGAAACACCCACTAGATGCCAGTGCCGTGCACCCAGAGCGTTATGCCTTGGTGGAGCAGATGGCGAAGGACCTGGACGCTACCGTAGAGGACCTGCTGAAGAACGCAGAACTCCGCAAGAAGATTGACCTGAAGAAGTACGTGTCTGACACCGTTGGTCTGCCTACCCTGCAAGACATCCTGAGCGAATTAGCTAAACCAGGCCGTGACCCGCGCGAAAGCTACGAGGCATTCAGCTTCACTGAAGGCGTAAATGAGATCAAAGACCTTCGCACCGGCATGAAGTTGCCAGGCATTGTCACCAACATCACCGCCTTCGGGGCGTTTGTGGACATTGGGGTGCACCAGGATGGCTTGGTACACGTGAGTCACCTGTCTGACCGTTTTGTGAGTAATCCGCATGAGGTAGTGAAAGTAGGGCAGAAGGTAGAGGTAACTGTGCTGGAAGTGGAAGTTGGCCGCAAACGCATTGCTCTTTCCATGAAAGGTGATCCGCAGGCCGCTGCCCGTCCGAGCCGCGGCAATGACCGCAAGCCTGGTAATGCTAGTAATGGTAGCAGACGTGAAGCACCGAAAGAGGAAGAAGACATGGCTACTAAACTGAACAAGTTGAAGAACATGTTCCGGTAG